In one window of Zingiber officinale cultivar Zhangliang chromosome 11A, Zo_v1.1, whole genome shotgun sequence DNA:
- the LOC122031862 gene encoding uncharacterized protein LOC122031862 isoform X2, with protein sequence MGACASKPNYRSRRRWGSHWYRRSQGMISASIPDATKAQIRGDEQHSVELENSSATYGKSEVSNMIVHLTQLNVMCQEDAWFDSVSILESDSDDDFLSVYGDCIPSANAVGTQTLQYETASCFMDALAKLEDANPSTPLTMPPEKHFKIESPNDRVLCNCDPHGGSHRTQGTDIYTKNKTNLSDSHGSFKGSKEVHEMDDKSHVNKASSHICKLVPSVCFNNRIQQMPNGSPPSQNKRSSVIKLSYKRKSYDGEDITEFCASNKFVYRPKGGAVIPCSSREKSMLGCWSYLEPSTFKLRGQNYFRDKRKLPAPNYAPYYPIGVDLFLCPRKIHHIAQYIDLPSVKLHDQIPSLLIVNIQMPTYPAAMFLGDSDGEGMSLVMYFKISECFDKEIPSSFQDLIKRFIDDETEKVKGFAMDSSIPFRERLKIVSGVVNPEDLCLSAAERKLVQAYNEKPVLSRPQHNFYLGTNYFEIDLDIHRFSYISRKGLEAFRERLKHGILDLGLTIQVQKQDELPEHVLCCLRLHKIDFINHGQIPTIVTREDD encoded by the exons ATGGGGGCATGTGCATCAAAACCAAATTATAGATCCAGAAGGAGGTGGGGTTCTCACTGGTACAGAAGATCCCAAGGAATGATTTCGGCTTCGATTCCTGATGCCACTAAAGCTCAGATTCGGGGTGATGAGCAACACTCTGTGGAACTTGAGAACTCTTCTGCAACCTATGGAAAATCTGAGGTCTCTAATATGATAGTCCATCTCACTCAGTTGAATG TGATGTGCCAGGAAGATGCATGGTTTGATTCTGTCAGTATCTTGGAATCTGATTCTGATGATGATTTCTTAAGTGTCTATGGAG ACTGCATTCCCTCGGCAAATGCAGTAGGGACTCAGACATTGCAGTATGAAACTGCTTCATGCTTTATGGATGCCTTGGCTAAGTTGGAGGATGCTAATCCTAGCACTCCATTGACAATGCCACctgaaaaacatttcaaaatagaAAGTCCAAATGATAGGGTTCTGTGCAACTGTGATCCACATGGTGGTTCACATAGAACACAAGGAACAGACATTTAcaccaaaaataaaacaaatttaagtGATTCACATGGTAGTTTCAAAGGTTCCAAGGAAGTGCATGAGATGGATGACAAATCTCATGTCAACAAAGCATCGTCGCATATCTGCAAATTGGTTCCTTCTGTTTGTTTTAATAACAGAATTCAGCAGATGCCAAATGGTAGCCCGCCAAGTCAAAATAAAAGATCCTCAGTTATCAAGCTTTCGTATAAAAGAAAGTCATATGATGGAGAAGACATTACTGAGTTCT GTGCATCAAACAAATTTGTTTATCGCCCAAAAGGAGGAGCGGTTATTCCATGTTCTTCAAGGGAAAAATCAATGCTCGGATGCTGGTCCTACCTTGAACCATCTACCTTTAAACTTCGTGGGCAAAATTATTTCAG AGATAAGAGGAAGCTTCCTGCACCAAACTATGCACCATATTATCCAATCGGTGTAGATTTGTTTTTATGTCCGCGAAAGATACATCATATCGCTCAATATATTGATCTTCCATCTGTTAAGTTACATGACCAAATTCCCTCACTCTTGATTGTCAATATTCAG ATGCCTACTTACCCGGCTGCAATGTTTCTCGGTGATAGTGATGGGGAAGGAATGAGCCTTGTAATGTACTTTAAGATTTCTGAATGTTTTGACAAAGAAATTCCTTCTAGTTTCCAGGATTTGATAAAG AGGTTTATTGATGATGAAACTGAAAAGGTTAAAGGATTTGCGATGGATTCAAGCATTCCTTTTCGAGAGAGATTGAAAATAGTGTCTGGTGTGGTTAATCCTGAGGATCTTTGCCTAAGTGCAGCAGAAAGGAAGCTTGTTCAAGCTTATAACGAAAAACCAGTGCTCTCACGCCCTCAGCACAATTTTTACTTG GGTACGAACTACTTTGAGATTGATCTTGATATACATCGGTTTAGCTACATATCAAGAAAGGGTCTTGAAGCATTTCGGGAACGTCTAAAACATGGAATCCTTGATTTGGGCCTCACCATCCAG GTGCAAAAGCAGGATGAGCTGCCAGAGCATGTCCTCTGCTGCTTGAGATTGCACAAGATTGATTTCATTAATCATGGACAGATACCAACCATCGTCACACGTGAAGATGATTGA
- the LOC122032320 gene encoding uncharacterized protein LOC122032320, whose protein sequence is MDDVWSWISSLPDPSQWPSTPPSLTLASSADGRSICLSADRTAGSDSEALLTFSLTLHGFHPIGLSRTLWLSDPVTPSSPHISLLLQLLAESISTSTSSFPLPATKLEEELVALGGDEDDEQAASFLCLVLLIRLFWLCATEAPADAGFLFFRSLDGPLERTLAGIRLALGRVLLALGPDAEGRLMRSLGYMLCKWCILRELQGGGGPAGCCPSYAAERHGLWVLKGFAPVPAMARYGGSTSTGGQSLEAKDSVLRYALAHQQLEAVVQLEYTVCLRDPRFIRVSVRVDNVRLHVVRLRFGRRKDEVGKEEQEVDAELHFPSRARVWVGPELGASYATGPSLGRSSGNPERELEAARTLKGRFGGGKAAGVKATARTATRARGRSWRWEQEAEGGVGVFEGVLCDGATGAEVAEWRPGGGGGDPRGGMRRRYSGWGRAFSKGGGVVVAGDELAEAVEWRVGREMEGRVVRWRVGGRVWVSYFANEMKTGYYDTRSVEWREEVELAFVAA, encoded by the coding sequence ATGGACGACGTGTGGTCGTGGATCTCCTCTCTCCCTGATCCTTCTCAATGGCCTTCGACTCCCCCCTCGCTCACCCTCGCCTCGTCCGCCGACGGCAGGTCTATCTGCCTCTCTGCCGACCGCACCGCCGGCTCCGACTCCGAGGCGCTTCTCACTTTCTCCCTCACCCTCCACGGCTTCCACCCCATCGGCCTCTCCCGCACCCTCTGGCTTTCCGACCCTGTCACTCCCTCCTCCCCTCACATCTCTCTCCTCCTCCAGCTCCTCGCCGAGTCCATCTCCACGTCGACGTCGTCGTTCCCACTCCCCGCGACGAAACTCGAGGAGGAACTCGTCGCCCTTGGCGGCGATGAGGACGACGAGCAGGCTGCGTCTTTCCTCTGCCTCGTTCTGCTTATCCGCCTCTTCTGGCTCTGCGCCACCGAGGCCCCTGCTGACGCcggcttcctcttcttccgctcgctcgacGGCCCACTGGAGCGGACCCTCGCCGGAATCCGACTCGCCCTGGGCAGAGTCCTCCTCGCGCTCGGGCCAGATGCCGAGGGTCGGCTCATGCGCTCGCTCGGCTACATGCTGTGCAAGTGGTGCATCCTCCGCGAGCTGCAGGGCGGCGGCGGCCCAGCCGGGTGCTGCCCTTCGTACGCGGCCGAGAGGCACGGGCTATGGGTGTTGAAGGGGTTCGCGCCGGTGCCGGCCATGGCCCGGTACGGGGGATCCACGTCCACCGGCGGCCAGAGCCTGGAGGCGAAGGACTCGGTGCTGCGCTACGCGCTGGCTCACCAGCAGCTGGAAGCGGTGGTCCAGTTGGAGTACACGGTGTGTCTGCGGGACCCGCGGTTCATCCGAGTGAGCGTCCGGGTCGACAACGTGCGCCTCCACGTGGTCCGGCTCCGGTTCGGGCGGCGCAAGGATGAGGTGGGGAAAGAGGAGCAGGAGGTGGATGCGGAGCTGCACTTCCCGTCGCGGGCTCGGGTGTGGGTGGGGCCGGAGCTGGGGGCGAGCTACGCGACGGGGCCCAGCCTGGGGCGGTCGAGCGGGAACCCAGAGCGGGAGCTGGAGGCTGCCCGGACGCTGAAGGGGCGGTTCGGGGGCGGGAAGGCGGCGGGGGTAAAGGCCACGGCGCGGACGGCCACAAGGGCGCGGGGGCGAAGCTGGCGGTGGGAACAGGAGGCGGAGGGCGGGGTGGGAGTGTTCGAGGGAGTCCTGTGCGACGGGGCGACGGGGGCTGAGGTGGCGGAGTGGAGACCGGGCGGCGGGGGAGGGGATCCGAGGGGAGGGATGCGGAGGAGGTACAGCGGATGGGGGAGGGCGTTCAGCAAGGGGGGAGGAGTGGTGGTTGCTGGCGATGAGTTGGCGGAGGCGGTCGAGTGGAGGGTGGGGCGGGAGATGGAGGGGCGCGTGGTACGGTGGCGGGTGGGAGGAAGAGTGTGGGTGAGCTACTTCGCAAACGAGATGAAGACCGGCTACTATGACACCAGGAGCGTGGAATGGAGGGAGGAGGTGGAATTGGCCTTCGTCGCCGCCTGA
- the LOC122031862 gene encoding uncharacterized protein LOC122031862 isoform X1 translates to MGACASKPNYRSRRRWGSHWYRRSQGMISASIPDATKAQIRGDEQHSVELENSSATYGKSEVSNMIVHLTQLNGNVMCQEDAWFDSVSILESDSDDDFLSVYGDCIPSANAVGTQTLQYETASCFMDALAKLEDANPSTPLTMPPEKHFKIESPNDRVLCNCDPHGGSHRTQGTDIYTKNKTNLSDSHGSFKGSKEVHEMDDKSHVNKASSHICKLVPSVCFNNRIQQMPNGSPPSQNKRSSVIKLSYKRKSYDGEDITEFCASNKFVYRPKGGAVIPCSSREKSMLGCWSYLEPSTFKLRGQNYFRDKRKLPAPNYAPYYPIGVDLFLCPRKIHHIAQYIDLPSVKLHDQIPSLLIVNIQMPTYPAAMFLGDSDGEGMSLVMYFKISECFDKEIPSSFQDLIKRFIDDETEKVKGFAMDSSIPFRERLKIVSGVVNPEDLCLSAAERKLVQAYNEKPVLSRPQHNFYLGTNYFEIDLDIHRFSYISRKGLEAFRERLKHGILDLGLTIQVQKQDELPEHVLCCLRLHKIDFINHGQIPTIVTREDD, encoded by the exons ATGGGGGCATGTGCATCAAAACCAAATTATAGATCCAGAAGGAGGTGGGGTTCTCACTGGTACAGAAGATCCCAAGGAATGATTTCGGCTTCGATTCCTGATGCCACTAAAGCTCAGATTCGGGGTGATGAGCAACACTCTGTGGAACTTGAGAACTCTTCTGCAACCTATGGAAAATCTGAGGTCTCTAATATGATAGTCCATCTCACTCAGTTGAATGGTAATG TGATGTGCCAGGAAGATGCATGGTTTGATTCTGTCAGTATCTTGGAATCTGATTCTGATGATGATTTCTTAAGTGTCTATGGAG ACTGCATTCCCTCGGCAAATGCAGTAGGGACTCAGACATTGCAGTATGAAACTGCTTCATGCTTTATGGATGCCTTGGCTAAGTTGGAGGATGCTAATCCTAGCACTCCATTGACAATGCCACctgaaaaacatttcaaaatagaAAGTCCAAATGATAGGGTTCTGTGCAACTGTGATCCACATGGTGGTTCACATAGAACACAAGGAACAGACATTTAcaccaaaaataaaacaaatttaagtGATTCACATGGTAGTTTCAAAGGTTCCAAGGAAGTGCATGAGATGGATGACAAATCTCATGTCAACAAAGCATCGTCGCATATCTGCAAATTGGTTCCTTCTGTTTGTTTTAATAACAGAATTCAGCAGATGCCAAATGGTAGCCCGCCAAGTCAAAATAAAAGATCCTCAGTTATCAAGCTTTCGTATAAAAGAAAGTCATATGATGGAGAAGACATTACTGAGTTCT GTGCATCAAACAAATTTGTTTATCGCCCAAAAGGAGGAGCGGTTATTCCATGTTCTTCAAGGGAAAAATCAATGCTCGGATGCTGGTCCTACCTTGAACCATCTACCTTTAAACTTCGTGGGCAAAATTATTTCAG AGATAAGAGGAAGCTTCCTGCACCAAACTATGCACCATATTATCCAATCGGTGTAGATTTGTTTTTATGTCCGCGAAAGATACATCATATCGCTCAATATATTGATCTTCCATCTGTTAAGTTACATGACCAAATTCCCTCACTCTTGATTGTCAATATTCAG ATGCCTACTTACCCGGCTGCAATGTTTCTCGGTGATAGTGATGGGGAAGGAATGAGCCTTGTAATGTACTTTAAGATTTCTGAATGTTTTGACAAAGAAATTCCTTCTAGTTTCCAGGATTTGATAAAG AGGTTTATTGATGATGAAACTGAAAAGGTTAAAGGATTTGCGATGGATTCAAGCATTCCTTTTCGAGAGAGATTGAAAATAGTGTCTGGTGTGGTTAATCCTGAGGATCTTTGCCTAAGTGCAGCAGAAAGGAAGCTTGTTCAAGCTTATAACGAAAAACCAGTGCTCTCACGCCCTCAGCACAATTTTTACTTG GGTACGAACTACTTTGAGATTGATCTTGATATACATCGGTTTAGCTACATATCAAGAAAGGGTCTTGAAGCATTTCGGGAACGTCTAAAACATGGAATCCTTGATTTGGGCCTCACCATCCAG GTGCAAAAGCAGGATGAGCTGCCAGAGCATGTCCTCTGCTGCTTGAGATTGCACAAGATTGATTTCATTAATCATGGACAGATACCAACCATCGTCACACGTGAAGATGATTGA
- the LOC122031861 gene encoding protein IMPAIRED IN BABA-INDUCED STERILITY 1-like, whose protein sequence is MGCVASKNAVSATPVADSSGILKNHRKRAGPIAASLRRHRTGEGTENGQPEREEEKSRLESGENGKVSSDNTNLQSLRLRNLHKYIEGEQVAAGWPSWLSAVAGEAIQGWVPLKADSFEKLEKVGQGTYSSVFRARDLDTGKMVALKKVRFDNFEPESVRFMAREIKILRTLDHPNIMKLEGLIASRLSCSLYLVFEYMEHDLAGLSTSPDIVLSESQVKCYMYQLLSALEHCHSHGVIHRDIKGANLLVDNNGILKMADFGLANFCRPGRKYPLTSRVVTLWYRPPELLLGSTDYEATVDLWSVGCVFAEMFVGKPVLQGRTEVEQLHKIFRLCGSPPEEYWKKSKLPHATIFKPHRPYQSSLYGTFQNLPRTAVSLLETFLSVEPYKRGSASSALGSEYFRTMPLACEPSSLPKYSPTKEIDIKNREESRRRRVAGRQEATRRPLKADRTLQQSGGLSKLVDSKTDKQQNAEATEHNEQKDPPRVDGESRLFVDLQSIPSIKKPDEGRHMKHNSEQDIVFSGPLQVSASNGFSWARRQREDDAHKKSHSRRNSKRNLSTARDPSGIENVKSKIECKGLQNGDHHAGFKLHESQELVKVAMLKRWAQLEHPGSFDASEAFPSQDFSEACYNGDPSSLRHNFLGFHNQDRVEFSGPLLSQSHKVDELLQKHERQIRQAVRRSWFQRVTGRRMRK, encoded by the exons ATGGGCTGCGTTGCGTCAAAGAATGCGGTCTCGGCTACGCCGGTCGCTGATTCCTCCGGCATTCTAAAGAACCACCGAAAGCGGGCGGGGCCGATCGCAGCGTCCTTACGGCGGCACCGGACAGGAGAGGGAACAGAGAACGGCCAGCcggagagggaggaagaaaagaGTCGCCTTGAATCTGGGGAAAATGGGAAGGTGAGCTCGGATAATACTAACTTACAGAGCCTACGGTTGCGGAACCTTCACAAATACATAGAAGGGGAGCAGGTCGCCGCAGGGTGGCCCTCTTGGCTCAGTGCCGTGGCCGGGGAAGCTATTCAGGGTTGGGTGCCTCTTAAAGCTGACTCCTTTGAGAAACTGGAGAAG GTTGGACAAGGTACTTATAGCAGTGTGTTCAGAGCGCGTGATCTTGACACTGGAAAGATGGTTGCGTTGAAGAAGGTTCGCTTTGACAATTTTGAACCGGAGAGTGTTAGGTTTATGGCCAGAGAGATAAAGATACTGCGCACGCTTGACCATCCAAATATTATGAAGTTGGAAGGGTTGATTGCTTCTCGATTATCATGCAGCCTTTATCTTGTATTTGAATATATGGAGCATGATCTCGCGGGACTTTCCACTTCGCCTGATATCGTACTCTCTGAATCACAG GTTAAGTGTTACATGTATCAGTTGCTATCTGCACTTGAGCATTGCCATTCGCATGGTGTTATACACCGGGACATAAAAGGAGCAAATCTTCTGGTTGATAATAATGGAATTCTGAAAATGGCTGATTTTGGCCTTGCAAATTTCTGTCGCCCAGGGCGTAAGTATCCACTAACCAGCCGCGTCGTGACTCTATGGTATAGGCCGCCTGAACTACTGTTGGGTTCGACTGACTATGAAGCCACTGTAGACTTGTGGAGTGTTGGTTGTGTCTTTGCAGAAATGTTTGTGGGAAAACCTGTTTTGCAAGGCAGAACTGAG GTTGAACAATTACATAAAATATTCAGGCTATGCGGTTCACCACCAGAAGAATATTGGAAGAAGTCCAAGTTGCCTCATGCTACAATTTTCAAACCACATCGTCCCTATCAAAGCAGCCTCTATGGGACATTCCAAAATCTACCAAGAACTGCTGTTAGTTTGTTAGAGACTTTTCTATCTGTCGAACCTTATAAGCGTGGTAGTGCGTCAAGTGCCCTTGGATCCGAG TATTTTAGAACAATGCCTCTTGCTTGTGAACCCTCAAGTTTGCCAAAGTACTCACCCACTAAAGAGATAGATATAAAGAATCGAGAAGAATCACGCAG AAGAAGAGTTGCTGGAAGACAAGAAGCCACAAGAAGACCATTAAAAGCAGATAGAACTTTGCAACAATCAGGTGGCCTCAGCAAATTAGTAGATAGCAAAACG GATAAACAGCAAAATGCTGAAGCCACTGAACACAATGAACAAAAAGATCCCCCAAGAGTAGATGGTGAAAGCAGACTGTTTGTAGATCTCCAGTCAATTCCATCAATTAAAAAACCAGATGAAGGTCGTCACATGAAGCACAACTCTGAGCAGGATATTGTCTTTTCAGGACCATTACAAGTTTCTGCTTCCAATGGTTTTTCATGGGCAAGGAGGCAGAGAGAAgatgatgcacataaaaaatctCACAGTAGACGCAATTCAAAAAGAAATTTGTCTACTGCAAGAGATCCATCCGGTATTGAAAATGTCAAAAGTAAGATAGAGTGCAAGGGTCTGCAAAATGGTGATCATCATGCTGGTTTCAAACTCCATGAGTCACAGGAGTTGGTTAAAGTTGCAATGCTGAAAAGGTGGGCGCAACTTGAACATCCAGGATCATTTGATGCATCTGAAGCATTCCCTTCTCAGGACTTCTCTGAAGCCTGCTACAATGGAGATCCATCTTCACTGCGACATAATTTTTTG GGCTTCCACAACCAAGACAGAGTTGAGTTTTCAGGGCCTTTGCTGTCTCAGTCTCACAAGGTCGATGAACTCCTGCAGAAGCACGAACGACAGATTCGGCAAGCAGTTAGAAGATCATGGTTCCAAAGAG TGACAGGGAGAAGAATGAGGAAGTAA